The Triticum aestivum cultivar Chinese Spring chromosome 3A, IWGSC CS RefSeq v2.1, whole genome shotgun sequence genome includes a region encoding these proteins:
- the LOC123057030 gene encoding zinc finger protein ZAT12-like, translating to MSKRGRDVWDMELGGLDTARLLMLLAQQHQQHHHQRAVAGAAQAMGGGRVFECKTCNRQFPTFQALGGHRASHKRPKLHAVGNSDDGAALCLGRQMPSVPPQPPRPRVHECPVCGLQFAVGQALGGHMRRHRVEAETAARAPSCEAAATNTELASCDAGGICLDLNLTPSENCAKCRNVAGLGAATGQGVHKALSGHMRRHRAEGEADAEAHEPSEKECLDKLGKRQRYLQLDPCCVRLEDTDVSVSIC from the coding sequence ATGAGCAAGAGAGGCAGGGATGTGTGGGACATGGAGCTTGGAGGCCTGGACACGGCCCGCCTGCTCATGCTCCTCGcgcagcagcaccagcagcaccaccaccagcgcGCCGTCGCCGGGGCGGCGCAGGCCATGGGCGGCGGCCGCGTGTTCGAGTGCAAGACGTGCAACCGGCAGTTTCCCACGTTCCAGGCGCTCGGGGGCCACCGCGCCAGCCACAAGCGCCCGAAGCTGCACGCGGTTGGCAACTCCGACGACGGCGCGGCGCTCTGCCTCGGCCGCCAGATGCCCTCGGTGCCGCCGCAGCCGCCAAGGCCGAGGGTGCACGAGTGCCCCGTCTGCGGCCTCCAGTTCGCCGTCGGCCAGGCGCTGGGTGGGCACATGCGCCGGCACCGTGTCGAGGCCGAGACCGCAGCCAGAGCGCCGAGCTGCGAGGCGGCGGCGACCAACACGGAGTTGGCGTCGTGCGACGCCGGCGGGATCTGCCTGGACCTGAACCTGACGCCTTCGGAGAACTGCGCCAAGTGTAGGAACGTGGCGGGGCTCGGCGCTGCTACCGGGCAGGGTGTACATAAGGCGCTGAGCGGGCACATGCGACGGCACCGCGCCGAGGGCGAGGCCGATGCCGAGGCCCACGAGCCGAGCGAGAAGGAATGTTTGGATAAGTTGGGAAAAAGACAACGATACTTGCAACTAGATCCTTGTTGTGTTAGATTGGAAGATACTGATGTCTCTGTTTCAATTTGTTGA
- the LOC123058762 gene encoding zinc finger protein ZAT12-like has product MSKRGRDVWDMELGSLDTARLLMLLAQQHQQHQHQRAVAGAAQAMGGGRVFECKTCNRQFPTFQALGGHRASHKRPRLHHPQPQLALSSVDNDAALRLGRQAPPQPARPRAHECPVCGLEFAVGQALGGHMRRHRVEAEAATNAPSSKAAAPETALASCDAGGICLDLNLTPSENCAKCRSAAGLGAAAGQGVHKALAMLDCFL; this is encoded by the coding sequence ATGAGCAAGAGAGGCAGGGATGTGTGGGACATGGAGCTGGGCAGCCTGGACACGGCCCGCCTGCTCATGCTCCTCGcgcagcagcaccagcagcaccaGCACCAGCGCGCCGTCGCCGGGGCGGCGCAGGCGATGGGCGGCGGCCGCGTGTTCGAGTGCAAGACGTGCAACCGGCAGTTCCCCACGTTCCAGGCGCTCGGAGGGCACCGCGCCAGCCACAAGCGCCCCAGGCTGCACCATCCGCAGCCGCAGCTCGCTCTCAGCAGCGTCGACAACGACGCGGCGCTCCGCCTCGGCCGCCAGGCGCCGCCGCAGCCGGCCAGGCCGAGGGCGCACGAGTGCCCCGTCTGCGGGCTCGAGTTCGCCGTCGGCCAGGCGCTGGGCGGGCACATGCGCCGGCACCgcgtcgaggccgaggccgccaccAACGCGCCGAGCAGCAAGGCCGCGGCGCCCGAGACGGCGCTGGCGTCGTGCGACGCCGGCGGGATCTGCCTGGACCTGAACCTGACGCCGTCGGAGAACTGCGCCAAGTGCAGGAGCGCGGCGGGGCTCGGCGCCGCTGCCGGGCAGGGCGTACACAAGGCGCTCGCCATGTTAGACTGCTTCCTCTGA